The following proteins are co-located in the Streptococcus anginosus genome:
- a CDS encoding AraC family ligand binding domain-containing protein: MKIYTINPTIDVVETPVEETSRIIRHLHLGEGKMIPEHKADVLVTVVCLEGKVDFTASGQTVQLVPGSFLTMEPNELHSLYGVKDSHVLVIQQLKY; encoded by the coding sequence ATGAAGATTTATACAATAAACCCTACTATTGATGTCGTGGAAACACCTGTTGAAGAAACTAGTCGTATCATCCGTCACCTTCACTTAGGAGAAGGAAAAATGATTCCTGAACACAAGGCTGATGTTTTGGTGACTGTTGTTTGTCTAGAAGGAAAGGTTGATTTTACAGCATCTGGTCAAACCGTTCAACTTGTTCCCGGAAGTTTTTTAACCATGGAACCCAATGAACTTCATAGTTTATATGGTGTAAAAGATAGCCATGTATTGGTTATTCAGCAATTAAAATACTGA
- a CDS encoding ABC transporter permease/substrate-binding protein: MNELIKLVTNQWQFLFSLVRDHIWISGLSILLALILGVGLGIFISFKKSWAGVVIGIVNILYTIPSIALLGILISITGIGNKTAIVALTLYALLPMVRSTYTGITGVDPLLVEAAEGMGSTREQILTKVQLPLAFPVMMAGFRNMVTMTIALAGIASFVGAGGLGVAIYRGITTNNQTLTLVGSILVALLALVFDFLLSLVEKSILNHKKVSEKWLVVLSFITLLTAGTIAFLQMNPMGGTVKIATKPQTENYILGEMQKQVIEEYTNLKVKMTKGVGGGTSNIHPAMVKGEFDIYAEYTGTIWEVILKKSGSYDESQFKTLESQYRKKYQLAWANTFSFNNTYGLAVRKDVAEKYNIKTFSDLAKASPNLTFGAEYDFFGREDGFARLQSTYGMKFKSQVDMDSGLKYQAIKSGKVDAIDIFTTDGQLYGANLVVLKDDKKIYPSYQAGTVVREATLKKYPQLKKALAKLDGILTDSKMAELNHKVENDKEEPAKVAHDYLVEKGILKK, from the coding sequence ATGAACGAGTTAATCAAATTAGTGACCAATCAATGGCAGTTTCTATTTAGTCTGGTGCGGGATCATATCTGGATATCGGGGTTGTCTATCTTGCTTGCTTTAATTTTGGGAGTTGGGCTTGGAATTTTCATCAGTTTCAAAAAAAGCTGGGCTGGTGTCGTTATCGGAATAGTGAATATTCTTTATACAATTCCCTCTATTGCCCTTTTAGGGATTTTGATTTCAATTACAGGAATTGGTAACAAGACAGCAATTGTAGCTCTAACCTTGTATGCACTTTTACCTATGGTACGGAGCACTTATACAGGGATTACAGGTGTTGATCCGCTTCTCGTTGAAGCAGCAGAAGGAATGGGTTCTACTCGCGAACAGATTTTAACCAAGGTTCAATTGCCACTTGCCTTTCCGGTCATGATGGCAGGTTTTCGCAATATGGTGACGATGACCATTGCACTAGCCGGGATTGCTTCTTTCGTTGGTGCTGGTGGTCTGGGGGTTGCAATCTACCGTGGGATTACCACTAATAATCAAACCTTGACCTTGGTCGGAAGTATTTTAGTAGCTTTGTTGGCATTGGTCTTTGATTTTCTCCTTTCTTTGGTCGAAAAATCAATCTTAAACCATAAAAAAGTATCTGAAAAATGGTTAGTTGTTTTAAGTTTCATAACTCTTTTGACAGCAGGAACAATCGCGTTTTTGCAAATGAATCCAATGGGCGGAACGGTCAAGATTGCGACCAAGCCACAGACGGAAAACTATATCTTAGGTGAAATGCAAAAGCAAGTCATTGAAGAATATACCAATCTGAAGGTCAAAATGACCAAAGGTGTTGGTGGTGGTACCTCAAATATTCATCCAGCAATGGTTAAAGGTGAATTTGATATTTATGCTGAATACACCGGTACAATCTGGGAAGTTATTCTCAAAAAATCAGGCTCGTATGATGAAAGTCAATTTAAGACGCTTGAAAGTCAATACCGCAAGAAATATCAACTTGCATGGGCAAATACATTTAGCTTTAATAACACATATGGCTTAGCCGTTCGTAAGGATGTAGCAGAAAAATACAATATTAAAACCTTTAGTGATTTAGCCAAAGCCAGTCCTAATTTAACTTTTGGTGCAGAGTATGACTTCTTTGGTCGTGAAGACGGTTTTGCACGTTTGCAATCTACCTATGGTATGAAGTTCAAATCTCAAGTGGATATGGATAGCGGATTGAAATATCAGGCTATTAAATCCGGAAAAGTTGATGCGATTGATATTTTTACTACAGATGGACAGCTTTATGGTGCCAATCTAGTGGTTTTGAAAGATGATAAAAAAATCTATCCTTCTTATCAGGCAGGGACAGTTGTTCGAGAAGCCACTCTAAAAAAATACCCACAATTGAAAAAAGCATTGGCAAAATTAGACGGTATTTTAACAGATAGTAAAATGGCAGAATTGAACCACAAAGTAGAAAACGACAAAGAAGAGCCGGCTAAAGTTGCTCATGACTATCTTGTAGAGAAAGGAATTTTGAAAAAATGA
- a CDS encoding zinc-binding alcohol dehydrogenase family protein yields the protein MKAMVIYEPGGPEKFVLEEREIPNVKAGWTLVKIKGFGINHSEIVTRKGLSPTVQFPRILGIECVGQVVETTRRDLQEGQKIVSIMGEMGRAFDGSYAEYALLPNEQIYPVDSQLPWSELAAVPETYYTAFGSFKNLQIKEGDSILVRAATSGVGLAFLKLVKAQFPQNRVVGVVRSLAKKDLLQHQGFDEIILNERGVLQTEEKFDKILELVGPATLKNSFDHIQSAGIICNTGQLGGKWYVEEFDPIVEIKNNSFLTSFYSGNMSQQLIDELFSYIDTYQKNISPQRIFSLEQIPAAHSYIESQAGFGKVVVLND from the coding sequence ATGAAAGCCATGGTGATTTATGAGCCTGGTGGTCCAGAAAAATTTGTTCTAGAAGAACGAGAAATCCCGAATGTAAAAGCAGGCTGGACTCTAGTCAAGATTAAAGGTTTTGGGATCAATCATTCAGAAATTGTCACTCGGAAAGGTCTATCTCCAACTGTTCAATTCCCTCGTATTTTAGGAATTGAGTGTGTAGGACAAGTAGTTGAAACGACAAGGAGAGATTTGCAAGAAGGACAAAAAATAGTCTCTATCATGGGGGAAATGGGACGTGCTTTTGACGGTTCTTATGCTGAATATGCTCTACTTCCAAATGAGCAGATTTATCCCGTAGATAGCCAATTACCTTGGTCTGAGTTAGCAGCAGTACCAGAGACCTATTATACCGCTTTTGGCTCTTTCAAAAATCTGCAGATAAAAGAAGGAGATTCAATCTTAGTCCGAGCTGCGACAAGTGGTGTTGGATTAGCTTTCTTAAAATTGGTAAAGGCGCAATTCCCACAGAATCGTGTAGTTGGCGTAGTTCGTTCTCTTGCTAAAAAAGATTTGCTTCAACATCAAGGTTTTGATGAAATTATTTTAAATGAAAGAGGAGTTTTGCAAACTGAGGAAAAGTTTGATAAAATCCTTGAATTAGTTGGTCCGGCTACTTTAAAAAATTCATTTGACCATATTCAAAGTGCAGGAATTATCTGTAACACTGGTCAATTAGGTGGCAAATGGTATGTAGAGGAGTTTGACCCAATCGTAGAAATAAAAAATAATAGCTTTTTGACGAGTTTTTATTCAGGCAATATGAGCCAGCAGCTTATTGATGAACTTTTTAGCTATATTGATACTTACCAGAAAAATATATCTCCTCAACGAATCTTTTCGTTAGAGCAAATCCCAGCAGCCCATTCTTATATCGAAAGTCAAGCGGGATTTGGGAAAGTGGTCGTCTTAAATGATTAA
- the ldcB gene encoding LD-carboxypeptidase LdcB/DacB, with protein MKKRIGILLVASLFLLTACGGKKTNVETKQEGKATSAKVASSEPAKKKAKVHYNGSYYSVKGKYDEIVIANKHYPLSSDYNPGENPTAKAKLLELIAAMQREGYPISHQYSGFRSYQMQMTLYQNYVNQDGKEAADRYSARPGYSEHQTGLAFDLIGTDGNLVTEEKASQWLLKHAAEYGFVVRYLNGKEDKTGYMPEQWHLRYVGKEAKAIADSGLSLEEYYGFAGGDYKD; from the coding sequence ATGAAAAAAAGGATTGGGATTTTATTAGTAGCGAGTTTGTTTCTTTTGACAGCTTGTGGGGGAAAGAAAACGAATGTGGAAACGAAACAAGAAGGAAAAGCAACGTCTGCAAAAGTTGCGTCCTCTGAGCCAGCAAAGAAAAAAGCAAAAGTTCATTATAATGGTTCTTATTATAGTGTAAAAGGAAAATACGATGAAATTGTCATCGCAAATAAACATTATCCATTATCTTCAGATTACAATCCTGGTGAAAATCCTACTGCTAAAGCAAAATTGCTGGAGTTGATTGCTGCTATGCAGCGCGAAGGCTATCCTATCAGTCATCAATATAGCGGTTTTCGTAGCTATCAAATGCAAATGACACTTTATCAAAATTATGTCAATCAAGACGGGAAAGAAGCAGCAGATCGTTATTCTGCTCGACCTGGCTATAGTGAACACCAAACAGGCTTGGCTTTTGACTTGATTGGCACAGACGGAAATTTAGTAACAGAAGAAAAGGCTAGCCAATGGCTCTTGAAACATGCAGCCGAATATGGTTTTGTCGTGCGCTATCTAAATGGTAAAGAAGACAAAACTGGATATATGCCAGAGCAATGGCATCTGCGTTATGTTGGGAAAGAAGCAAAAGCGATTGCAGATTCAGGACTATCTTTAGAAGAATATTACGGTTTTGCTGGGGGAGATTATAAGGATTAA
- a CDS encoding type B 50S ribosomal protein L31, translated as MRKDIHPEYRPVVFMDTSTGYKFLSGSTKYSSETVQWEDGNTYPLIRVEISSDSHPFYTGRQKFTQADGRVDRFNKKYGLK; from the coding sequence ATGAGAAAAGATATTCATCCTGAATACCGTCCTGTTGTCTTTATGGATACTTCAACTGGCTACAAATTCCTTAGTGGTTCTACTAAGTATTCTAGCGAAACTGTTCAATGGGAAGATGGAAACACTTATCCTTTGATTCGTGTGGAAATTTCATCAGACTCACATCCATTCTATACTGGACGTCAAAAATTCACTCAAGCAGATGGACGTGTGGATCGTTTCAACAAAAAATACGGTCTCAAATAA
- a CDS encoding ATP-binding cassette domain-containing protein gives MIEYKEISKSYGKQDIIKNLNLKIEDGTFLTVVGTSGSGKTTLLKMINGLVKPNQGQILINGQDVQDTDLIELRRNIGYSIQGNGLFSHLTVAENIAFVLNLQKKNQVEIERVVDEKLAMLGLDPQLKNRYPAALSGGQAQRVGIARALAATPNILLMDEPFGAVDAITRYQLQRELKLLHEETGITVVFITHDIAEALKLGTKILVLDKGEIQQYGTPQEIKMQPANDFVKKLLELAS, from the coding sequence ATGATTGAATACAAAGAAATTAGCAAATCTTATGGAAAACAAGACATTATCAAAAATCTAAATCTAAAGATTGAAGACGGCACTTTTCTGACAGTTGTGGGGACTTCTGGCTCAGGCAAAACGACATTGTTAAAGATGATAAATGGTTTGGTCAAGCCGAATCAAGGGCAAATCCTTATCAATGGTCAAGATGTGCAGGACACGGATTTGATTGAATTGCGGCGAAACATCGGTTATTCGATTCAAGGAAATGGGCTTTTTTCACATTTGACAGTTGCTGAAAATATTGCTTTTGTTTTGAATTTACAAAAGAAAAATCAAGTGGAAATAGAGAGAGTTGTAGATGAAAAGTTAGCCATGCTTGGTTTGGATCCCCAGCTAAAAAATCGCTATCCAGCAGCTTTGTCTGGTGGGCAGGCGCAACGAGTGGGGATTGCCCGTGCACTAGCTGCAACGCCTAATATTTTGCTAATGGATGAGCCGTTTGGAGCAGTGGATGCTATTACGCGCTATCAGTTACAGCGTGAATTAAAGTTACTGCATGAAGAAACCGGAATTACAGTTGTGTTTATCACACACGATATAGCAGAAGCTTTGAAACTAGGTACGAAAATCCTCGTTTTAGATAAGGGAGAAATCCAGCAATATGGCACGCCGCAGGAAATAAAAATGCAGCCTGCAAATGATTTTGTCAAAAAATTACTAGAATTAGCAAGCTAA